A single genomic interval of Daucus carota subsp. sativus chromosome 1, DH1 v3.0, whole genome shotgun sequence harbors:
- the LOC108224037 gene encoding G-type lectin S-receptor-like serine/threonine-protein kinase At4g27290, translating to MYIPTIILFWFILSSTLMNSAAVDTIRPHQTIKDGDTIISAGGEFELGFFSPDSSRNRYLGIWYKKISVRTVVWVANRDHPLMSTSGVVRMTDKGITLQTLNTSDGIVWSMNASRFMRSPAVKLLDTGNLVLRDEDEVIEDAQDFIWQSFDHPMESMLPGMKFGVDLVTGIDRYYTSWKSADDPSSGSFTYRLDYNGFPQFLLWKGSRIWTRNGLWNGYKLGGIPNYNPNGIYKYKFVLNEKEIYFGFYLINQTAAFIRLALNPSGEPKLLVWNDQQEKWIVYLSLQDTDCDRYNLCGAYGICNIENTPRCECLRGFVPKYPEKWKAADWSDGCVHRTRLACGTGEGFVKYSGVKLPDTHHSWYNMTINLQECKRLCIKNCSCTAYASIDVTRGGHGCLLWFSHLVDIRDYTGDGRDIYVRMPPSELVKSWSSGVRRKTAVITITVMPILVLLGITFRSVYNKKKLLKQEDLNISLETVALTEVENEDLELPLFEFEKIANATSNFSNDNKLGEGGFGPVYKGTLDDGREVAVKRLSKDSSQGLEEFKNEVSCIAKLQHRNLVTLFGCCTEKGEKILIYEYMANKALDSFIFDEKIRNTIDWPKRYNIINGIARGLMYLHQDSKLRIIHRDLKASNILLDHELNPKISDFGIARSFGGNETEANTSRVVGTYGYMSPEYAIDGQFSIKSDVYSFGVLLIEIVSGVKNRLFSHPDHSLNLLGHAWMSYKEDKLLQLVDEVILESSNHTEVFRAIQIGLLCVQHQPKDRPVMSQVVLMLSSNMKLPHPKQPGFFMERCLIEAENVLSNPKFSLSNYFTITSLLPRQ from the exons ATGTATATTCCCACCATCATTCTGTTTTGGTTCATTTTATCCTCCACCTTGATGAACTCAGCAGCTGTTGACACCATTAGACCACACCAGACTATTAAAGATGGTGACACCATTATATCAGCAGGTGGAGAATTTGAACTGGGATTTTTCAGTCCTGACAGCTCGAGAAATCGATATCTGGGCATCTGGTACAAGAAAATATCAGTTAGGACAGTTGTATGGGTTGCTAATAGAGATCATCCTCTCATGAGTACCTCAGGCGTGGTACGGATGACTGACAAGGGAATTACTTTGCAGACTTTGAATACTAGTGATGGGATAGTTTGGTCGATGAATGCATCTAGATTTATGAGGAGTCCTGCTGTCAAGCTACTGGATACAGGGAACTTGGTTTTGAGAGATGAAGATGAGGTTATTGAAGATGCACAAGATTTTATATGGCAGAGCTTTGATCATCCCATGGAGAGTATGCTGCCTGGGATGAAGTTTGGTGTAGACCTGGTCACTGGTATTGACAGGTACTATACGTCGTGGAAAAGTGCTGATGATCCCTCCTCGGGTAGTTTTACCTACAGACTTGATTACAATGGTTTCCCACAATTTCTTTTGTGGAAAGGTTCAAGGATTTGGACGAGGAATGGACTATGGAATGGTTACAAACTCGGTGGCATTCCCAATTACAATCCCAAtggaatatataaatacaagttTGTGCTGAATGAGAAGGAAATCTATTTTGGGTTTTACCTCATCAATCAAACAGCTGCTTTCATAAGGCTTGCACTGAATCCAAGTGGAGAACCAAAACTTCTGGTGTGGAATGATCAGCAAGAGAAATGGATTGTTTACCTTAGTCTACAGGACACTGACTGTGATCGCTATAACTTGTGTGGTGCTTATGGAATCTGCAACATAGAAAACACGCCAAGATGTGAATGCTTGAGGGGATTTGTTCCTAAATACCCAGAGAAGTGGAAAGCAGCAGATTGGTCTGATGGATGCGTCCACAGAACTCGTTTAGCCTGTGGGACTGGGGAGGGTTTTGTCAAATATTCGGGTGTTAAGTTGCCAGACACACATCACTCCTGGTATAATATGACGATTAACCTTCAAGAATGTAAGAGGTTGTGCATAAAAAACTGTTCTTGTACAGCTTATGCAAGTATAGATGTCACAAGAGGTGGACATGGATGTCTCTTATGGTTCAGTCATCTAGTGGATATTAGAGATTACACTGGAGATGGACGAGATATTTATGTAAGAATGCCACCCTCTGAACTAG TAAAAAGCTGGAGTTCTGGAGTAAGGAGGAAAACAGCAGTTATTACAATTACTGTGATGCCAATACTAGTGCTACTTGGCATAACTTTCCGTTCAGTATACAACAAGAAGAAGCTGCTGAAACAAG AGGACTTGAATATAAGTCTGGAAACTGTTGCTTTGACTGAagttgagaatgaagatctGGAGTTGCCATTGTTTGAGTTTGAAAAAATTGCAAATGCCACGAGTAACTTCTCCAACGATAACAAACTTGGAGAGGGCGGCTTTGGACCTGTCTACAAG GGAACATTGGATGATGGACGAGAGGTGGCCGTGAAAAGGCTGTCAAAGGATTCGAGTCAAGGATTAGAAGAGTTCAAAAATGAAGTCTCATGTATCGCCAAACTTCAGCACAGAAATCTTGTGACGCTTTTTGGTTGTTGCACAGAGAAGGGAGAGAAGATTTTGATCTATGAATATATGGCCAACAAAGCTCTAGACTCGTTCATTTTTG atgAAAAGATAAGAAATACAATCGACTGGCCAAAACGATACAACATAATAAATGGCATTGCAAGGGGACTTATGTATCTTCATCAAGATTCAAAGCTACGAATTATACATAGAGATCTCAAAGCCAGTAACATTCTACTTGATCATGaactgaatccaaagatttcaGACTTTGGCATAGCAAGAAGTTTTGGAGGAAACGAAACTGAAGCAAATACATCAAGGGTGGTCGGGACATA CGGTTACATGTCACCCGAGTATGCTATTGACGGACAATTCTCCATTAAATCTGATGTGTATAGCTTTGGTGTTTTGCTAATAGAGATAGTGAGTGGAGTCAAAAACAGATTATTCAGTCATCCTGATCACAGCTTAAACCTTTTAGGGCAT GCATGGATGAGTTACAAAGAAGACAAACTTCTGCAACTAGTCGATGAGGTGATCTTGGAGTCTAGTAACCATACTGAAGTTTTTCGAGCTATCCAAATAGGATTACTGTGTGTTCAACATCAGCCGAAAGACAGGCCAGTTATGTCGCAGGTAGTTCTCATGTTGAGCAGTAATATGAAGCTGCCTCATCCTAAGCAACCTGGTTTTTTCATGGAACGGTGCCTTATCGAAGCAGAAAACGTATTGAGCAACccaaaattttcattatctaaCTATTTTACGATCACTTCTCTCCTACCTCGGCAATAG
- the LOC108214038 gene encoding putative F-box protein At1g47765: MAVGKKLRKRKTTAADLPEEVIQNEILTRLPIKSVVRFKSVSKSWLSLFSDPLFVKEHHRAAQNPEDYDCLIAQKNTRIAILSRYKETFLLPLANSFLIGSINGLVCLRNGKKLLLWNPAIHQFKELTIPPHKYSVLSNVGFGYNSASTDYKVVVLSVDKRSATLYCSSSNSWIDISVPDNVFPKDCNYQLTGPAIIAKDCPYWTFIRYSRFKVFIALKFDAGSNKFKLLPGLHIDGDLSRSCFEFVDMKDSLTLIMFQVKSSMVGLYSLDEEDGCCVWSKMYNVGPLNFHPLVSPTQGFKYGDELVFRYYGVFFCYDHETLTSKRLVGTSSTNIPPFVRCFRYMPSLVFLKGMKSAHSTTQTRRRGLCSRTPLRLLNSLRE; this comes from the coding sequence ATGGCTGTGggtaaaaaattgagaaaaaggAAGACTACGGCGGCGGATCTGCCAGAGGAAGTAATTCAGAATGAGATCCTTACGCGGCTCCCTATCAAATCAGTGGTACGCTTCAAGTCTGTATCTAAATCATGGCTTTCTTTGTTCTCTGATCCCCTATTTGTAAAAGAACACCACCGTGCTGCTCAAAACCCTGAAGATTATGATTGTCTCATAGCTCAAAAAAACACCAGAATTGCCATTCTTTCTCGATACAAAGAAACATTTCTACTCCCTTTAGCTAATTCCTTTTTAATTGGTTCGATTAACGGTTTAGTTTGTCTCAGAAATGGAAAGAAGTTATTGTTATGGAACCCTGCTATACATCAATTTAAGGAATTGACTATTCCACCCCACAAGTATTCTGTTCTGAGTAACGTCGGATTCGGTTATAATTCAGCAAGTACTGATTACAAGGTTGTTGTTCTGTCAGTGGATAAAAGGTCTGCTACTCTTTACTGCTCTAGTTCCAATTCTTGGATTGATATATCTGTTCCTGATAATGTCTTCCCTAAAGATTGCAATTATCAATTAACTGGTCCAGCTATCATCGCAAAGGATTGTCCCTACTGGACATTTATCAGATATAGTCGGTTTAAGGTTTTTATTGCTCTGAAGTTTGATGCTGGAAGTAACAAGTTCAAGTTGTTGCCTGGACTTCACATTGATGGAGACTTAAGTAGATCTTGTTTTGAGTTTGTTGATATGAAAGATAGCCTTACTTTGATAATGTTTCAAGTTAAATCTTCTATGGTGGGTTTATATTCTTTGGACGAGGAAGATGGATGTTGTGTCTGGAGTAAGATGTACAATGTGGGACCTCTCAATTTTCACCCACTTGTGTCACCGACACAAGGATTTAAATATGGTGATGAGCTTGTATTTCGATATTACGGGGTGTTTTTCTGCTATGATCACGAAACACTTACAAGCAAACGTCTTGTCGGTACAAGTTCTACAAACATACCCCCCTTCGTAAGGTGCTTTAGATATATGCCTAGTTTGGTTTTTCTTAAAGGAATGAAGTCTGCTCACTCAACTACCCAAACTCGTAGACGTGGTCTTTGCTCTAGGACTCCTTTGCGATTACTCAACTCATTACGCGAGTAA
- the LOC108221192 gene encoding uncharacterized protein LOC108221192 isoform X1: MLAFIVNPATTISRLKCNYPRNRVVSENPGFLNNKDSVITSDFKIPVSSTSRFFRSLHRAGRNCFGFSSVGAKSCAASFSSFNFDIKDTGENEIKSGFDQIKVLNIGGSDTGLGSGDGSGGGQGNGGGKWTGTNDDGGGVGGSADWEKVKGCCWWLLDTWKYHYQLAHPGSSSAILFTRFVMPIVEEIVGNGAQDLEGLLMRLLMAICYPMFVTIPIAIAGFGAAIEQMLLLCAAGALGFVLLALFLFAKFYLHMM; the protein is encoded by the exons ATGTTGGCATTTATTGTCAATCCAGCCACTACCATATCAAGATTAAAATGCAACTATCCCAGAAACAGGGTGGTGTCAGAGAATCCTGGATTCCTTAACAATAAAGATTCTGTAATAACATCAGATTTCAAGATTCCTGTCAGCTCAACATCAAGATTCTTTAGATCACTTCACAGGGCAGGCAGAAATTGTTTTGGATTTTCTTCGGTTGGTGCAAAGTCATGTGCTGCCTCATTTTCAAGtttcaattttgatataaaGGACACTGGGGAGAATGAGATAAAGTCAGGGTTTGATCAAATTAAGGTTTTGAACATTGGTGGATCTGATACTGGTCTTGG TAGCGGTGACGGTTCTGGTGGTGGTCAAGGAAATGGAGGAGGTAAATGGACGGGCACCAATGACGACGGTGGAGGAGTGGGTGGAAGTGCTGACTGGGAAAAGGTCAAGGGGTGCTGTTGGTGGCTACTTGATACATGGAAATACCATTATCAATTGGCTCACCCAGGCTCATCCTCAGCGATATTATTTACAAGATTTGTGATGCCAATTGTAGAAGAAATAGTCGGGAATGGAGCACAAGATTTGGAGGGGTTACTAATGCGTCTCTTAATGGCTATATGTTATCCTATGTTCGTAACTATCCCTATCGCTATTGCTGGATTTGGAGCAGCAATAGAACAAATGCTGCTGTTGTGTGCTGCAGGAGCGCTTGGATTTGTACTTTTAGCCCTGTTTTTGTTTGCGAAGTTTTATTTGCATATGATGTAG
- the LOC108221192 gene encoding uncharacterized protein LOC108221192 isoform X2, translating to MLAFIVNPATTISRLKCNYPRNRVVSENPGFLNNKDSVITSDFKIPVSSTSRFFRSLHRAGRNCFGFSSVGAKSCAASFSSFNFDIKDTGENEIKSGFDQIKVLNIGGSDTGLGGDGSGGGQGNGGGKWTGTNDDGGGVGGSADWEKVKGCCWWLLDTWKYHYQLAHPGSSSAILFTRFVMPIVEEIVGNGAQDLEGLLMRLLMAICYPMFVTIPIAIAGFGAAIEQMLLLCAAGALGFVLLALFLFAKFYLHMM from the exons ATGTTGGCATTTATTGTCAATCCAGCCACTACCATATCAAGATTAAAATGCAACTATCCCAGAAACAGGGTGGTGTCAGAGAATCCTGGATTCCTTAACAATAAAGATTCTGTAATAACATCAGATTTCAAGATTCCTGTCAGCTCAACATCAAGATTCTTTAGATCACTTCACAGGGCAGGCAGAAATTGTTTTGGATTTTCTTCGGTTGGTGCAAAGTCATGTGCTGCCTCATTTTCAAGtttcaattttgatataaaGGACACTGGGGAGAATGAGATAAAGTCAGGGTTTGATCAAATTAAGGTTTTGAACATTGGTGGATCTGATACTGGTCTTGG CGGTGACGGTTCTGGTGGTGGTCAAGGAAATGGAGGAGGTAAATGGACGGGCACCAATGACGACGGTGGAGGAGTGGGTGGAAGTGCTGACTGGGAAAAGGTCAAGGGGTGCTGTTGGTGGCTACTTGATACATGGAAATACCATTATCAATTGGCTCACCCAGGCTCATCCTCAGCGATATTATTTACAAGATTTGTGATGCCAATTGTAGAAGAAATAGTCGGGAATGGAGCACAAGATTTGGAGGGGTTACTAATGCGTCTCTTAATGGCTATATGTTATCCTATGTTCGTAACTATCCCTATCGCTATTGCTGGATTTGGAGCAGCAATAGAACAAATGCTGCTGTTGTGTGCTGCAGGAGCGCTTGGATTTGTACTTTTAGCCCTGTTTTTGTTTGCGAAGTTTTATTTGCATATGATGTAG
- the LOC108212746 gene encoding F-box/kelch-repeat protein At3g23880, which translates to MGQNVKKKITAAQLPEELIREEILTRLPIKSAVRFKIVSKSWLSLFSDPNFVKKHLKYNSSQNPNDYDCLVAAKHSRIVVLSRYKETFVLPSDNYEMVGSVQGLICLRRDKKLSLWNPAIHQSREFTLPTEHLERHGDLSRIGLGFDHTCNDYKVVVCYVSGDSRYGCVYSGNSDSWSDVFVPDNVFFRTKKKDWEKHGPEIIVKDCPHWTCRTYLSNNGFVRSVIVVKFEMGSNEFKLLPEFKFDASEQNRERGKHFALVTMNDCLTLMAYKPSKESVVDVYSLDEEGSFVWSKMYSVGPLDLYTHYLDLTQGFRHGGEFVCHSCGNFVCYDPKKKTVKRLAGTTSHMNLGSCFTYVPSLVYLQGMKTVHVQTQARISAATLKTRK; encoded by the exons ATGGGTCAAAACGTCAAAAAGAAGATCACGGCGGCGCAGCTGCCGGAGGAGCTGATCCGGGAGGAGATCCTTACACGACTCCCGATAAAGTCGGCGGTGCGTTTCAAAATCGTATCTAAATCATGGCTCTCTCTATTTTCCGACCCTAATTTCGTGAAAAAGCATCTCAAATACAACtcttctcaaaaccctaatgaCTACGACTGTCTGGTGGCTGCTAAACACAGCAGAATCGTCGTTCTCTCTCGCTACAAAGAAACGTTTGTGCTGCCTTCCGATAATTACGAGATGGTTGGTTCTGTTCAGGGCTTAATTTGTCTCCGTCGCGACAAAAAGTTGTCGTTATGGAACCCTGCTATTCATCAGTCCAGGGAGTTCACTCTTCCGACAGAACATCTTGAACGTCATGGTGATCTGAGCCGCATCGGACTCGGTTTCGATCATACATGTAATGATTACAAGGTGGTTGTCTGCTATGTGTCGGGTGATTCTCGGTATGGTTGTGTTTACTCGGGGAATTCTGATTCGTGGAGCGATGTGTTTGTTCctgataatgtgtttttcagAACTAAAAAAAAGGACTGGGAGAAGCATGGACCCGAAATTATTGTTAAGGACTGTCCTCATTGGACATGCCGCACGTATCTGTCTAATAATGGGTTTGTTCGATCTGTGATTGTCGTGAAGTTTGAGATGGGGAGTAATGAATTTAAGTTGTTGCCGGAGTTTAAGTTTGATGCAAGTGAACAGAATCGGGAACGTGGCAAGCACTTTGCACTTGTAACTATGAATGATTGTCTTACTTTGATGGCGTATAAGCCGTCTAAAGAGAGTGTTGTGGATGTTTATTCATTGGACGAGGAGGGTTCGTTTGTTTGGAGTAAAATGTATAGTGTTGGACCTCTTGATCTTTATACCCATTATTTGGACTTAACACAGGGTTTTAGGCATGGGGGAGAGTTTGTATGTCATAGTTGCGGAAATTTTGTCTGCTATgatcccaaaaaaaaaacagtcaAGCGACTTGCTGGTACTACTTCTCATATGAATCTGGGAAGCTGCTTTACATATGTGCCTAGTTTGGTTTACCTTCAAGGAATGAAGACTGTTCATGTGCAAACCCAAGCTCGTATATCTG CCGCAACTTTAAAGACTAGGAAATGA